One genomic window of Cellulophaga sp. Hel_I_12 includes the following:
- a CDS encoding YpdA family putative bacillithiol disulfide reductase: protein MNNFDLVIVGGGPIGIACGLEAQKKGLSYLIVEKGAIVNSLYHYPINMQFFSSSEKLEIDEIPFISNEAKPKRNEALEYYRRIVTSNKLNIHLFEAVEAIKKIDTTFSIKTSKSTYTAKHVVIATGFYDIPNQLNIPGEDLEKVSHYYHDPHFYAQQKIAVVGASNSAIDAALECYRKGAEVTLIIRGEEVGQRVKYWVRPDIINRIEEGSIKVYYKASLTEIAPKNISIASAGKKVTIANDFVLALIGYKPNFEFLKKLGITLSPDDKKLPTYNPDTMETNIENLYLAGVICGGMETHKWFIENSRIHAPMIMNAILAKSN from the coding sequence ATGAATAATTTTGATCTTGTCATTGTAGGGGGCGGCCCAATAGGCATTGCCTGTGGATTAGAGGCTCAAAAAAAAGGACTTAGCTATCTCATTGTGGAGAAAGGGGCCATCGTAAATTCACTTTACCACTACCCTATTAACATGCAATTTTTTTCTTCTTCTGAGAAACTAGAAATTGATGAAATACCGTTTATCAGTAACGAAGCCAAACCAAAACGGAACGAGGCTTTAGAATATTATCGCAGAATTGTCACCAGCAATAAATTAAACATTCATCTTTTTGAAGCCGTTGAAGCTATAAAAAAAATAGACACTACCTTTTCTATCAAAACTTCTAAGAGTACCTATACTGCGAAGCATGTTGTGATCGCTACCGGGTTTTATGATATTCCAAACCAACTAAATATTCCTGGCGAGGATTTAGAAAAAGTAAGTCATTACTACCATGACCCCCATTTTTATGCACAACAAAAAATAGCTGTCGTGGGTGCTAGTAATTCTGCTATTGATGCTGCACTTGAATGCTACAGAAAAGGTGCTGAAGTAACTTTAATTATACGCGGAGAAGAAGTAGGTCAACGTGTTAAATATTGGGTTCGCCCTGATATTATAAACCGTATAGAAGAAGGAAGTATTAAGGTATATTACAAGGCCTCACTAACAGAAATAGCACCAAAAAATATAAGCATAGCATCAGCAGGTAAAAAAGTTACCATTGCCAACGATTTTGTCCTAGCGTTGATTGGCTATAAACCCAATTTTGAATTTTTGAAAAAACTGGGTATTACACTTTCTCCTGACGACAAAAAACTTCCTACGTACAATCCTGATACCATGGAAACAAATATTGAAAATCTTTATTTAGCCGGCGTCATTTGTGGGGGTATGGAAACACACAAGTGGTTTATTGAAAATTCCAGAATTCACGCTCCAATGATCATGAATGCCATTTTAGCCAAATCAAATTAG
- a CDS encoding transglycosylase domain-containing protein: MEKLKNLRDQLAVKATKVFKFIKKHPFKSFFYILSTGVVFLIFFVVLIYFGAFGKLPTKEYLKQLKNPITSTLYASNNEAIGYYYLQNRSNIDSTQLTEGIKNALVATEDSRFYTHKGIDYRSYGRVFVKSILMGQNAGGGSTVTQQVAKNIFGRQKQFFLSTPINKIRELFIARRLESIYSKEDILLLYFNTVSFGENLYGLEKASYRFFNKAPEELTLTESATLVGLLKAPSFYNPRTNPERAVLRRNVVLSQMEKYGFLTSEEKQAAILPLKLDYQAPQKTSSFSSYFKDLVAEEFSNWAEDNPAEDGHIYDLEADGLSIYTTLNTSIQNYAETGLNRQIVSLQKLMDQYWDAATIEGGKDSLLQKLVDQNLDVKNLKQQGKTKEEIGVFVQQKKNRKFWIVGEGYKNQLQSLEDSIAKSINRLHASVLVLSATSGRIMGYVGGIDYGFSQVDNIKTPRQVGSTFKPITYLAALEAGQDPCNYYDNRLLTYAKYEDWQPRNAGGAYGGSYSMHGALANSINTVSVGIQLRTGIERVLAQAKKMGIETELPAVPSIVLGTADISLLEMVSAYASIANGGSKIKPYTIERILDDTGTVLYEAKPAYYGRVASNQHVKELQKMMESVVSSGTASRMAGYAIPYNLIGKTGTTQNNGDGWFIGASPELVVGSWVGTFDKRVQFSSTRMGSGANTALPIVASIFKNLSYWKRPILTNFQYSFDYFPCPPFLEFNATEAYEFAKADTLYLKNLRIRDSLEILSKMPVAIDSIQGIVPVDVKTDSTAIDSLKINLKPAL, encoded by the coding sequence AAGCTATTGGTTATTATTACTTACAAAATAGGTCCAATATAGACAGTACACAATTAACAGAAGGTATAAAAAATGCGCTCGTTGCAACAGAAGATAGTCGGTTTTATACCCATAAGGGTATTGATTACCGAAGCTATGGTCGTGTTTTTGTAAAATCTATTCTCATGGGTCAAAATGCAGGTGGTGGTAGTACGGTAACCCAGCAAGTGGCAAAAAATATATTCGGCAGACAAAAGCAATTTTTTTTATCAACCCCTATTAATAAAATTCGAGAGTTATTTATTGCTAGACGTTTAGAAAGTATTTATTCAAAAGAAGATATACTGTTGTTATATTTTAATACGGTATCCTTCGGAGAAAATTTATACGGCCTAGAAAAAGCATCCTATCGTTTTTTTAATAAAGCTCCTGAAGAATTAACCCTCACAGAAAGTGCCACTTTAGTGGGCTTACTTAAAGCTCCTTCGTTTTACAACCCAAGAACAAATCCAGAGAGAGCTGTTTTGAGGCGAAATGTGGTATTGAGTCAAATGGAAAAGTACGGCTTTTTAACTTCAGAGGAAAAACAAGCTGCTATTTTACCTTTAAAATTAGATTATCAAGCGCCTCAAAAAACCTCTTCATTTTCTTCTTACTTTAAGGACTTAGTAGCCGAAGAATTTTCAAATTGGGCGGAAGACAACCCTGCTGAGGATGGGCATATTTATGATTTAGAAGCCGACGGACTAAGTATTTATACCACCTTAAACACATCGATTCAAAACTATGCAGAAACAGGCTTAAACCGTCAAATTGTAAGTTTACAGAAGCTCATGGACCAATATTGGGATGCGGCAACCATTGAAGGTGGAAAAGATTCTTTACTTCAAAAATTAGTAGATCAAAACCTAGATGTCAAAAATCTTAAGCAGCAAGGAAAAACCAAAGAAGAAATCGGTGTTTTTGTGCAACAGAAAAAGAATAGAAAATTTTGGATCGTAGGCGAGGGCTATAAAAATCAGCTTCAATCTTTAGAAGATTCTATTGCAAAAAGTATCAACCGATTACACGCCAGTGTTTTGGTTTTGAGCGCTACATCGGGCAGAATTATGGGTTATGTGGGAGGTATAGATTATGGTTTTAGTCAGGTTGATAATATCAAAACGCCGCGGCAAGTAGGTTCTACTTTTAAGCCTATTACCTATTTAGCAGCCTTAGAGGCCGGTCAAGACCCCTGTAATTACTATGATAATCGTTTGCTCACCTATGCCAAGTATGAGGATTGGCAACCTCGAAATGCAGGCGGAGCTTATGGAGGTAGCTATAGTATGCATGGCGCTTTAGCAAATTCTATAAATACTGTTTCTGTGGGCATACAGCTCAGAACGGGCATAGAAAGAGTACTGGCACAAGCCAAAAAAATGGGTATTGAAACAGAATTGCCGGCGGTACCATCGATTGTTTTAGGTACAGCGGATATTAGTTTACTTGAAATGGTCTCGGCGTATGCCAGCATTGCAAATGGGGGTAGTAAAATTAAACCCTATACTATTGAACGTATTTTAGACGATACAGGTACTGTGCTCTATGAAGCCAAACCAGCATATTATGGGCGTGTGGCGAGTAATCAGCATGTAAAGGAACTTCAAAAAATGATGGAGAGTGTGGTGAGTTCGGGTACTGCTTCACGTATGGCGGGCTATGCGATACCTTATAACTTAATAGGGAAAACGGGAACTACTCAAAACAATGGGGATGGGTGGTTTATTGGTGCATCACCAGAATTGGTTGTAGGTTCTTGGGTGGGTACTTTTGATAAAAGAGTGCAATTCTCAAGTACCCGAATGGGTTCTGGGGCAAATACAGCCTTACCTATTGTCGCCTCTATTTTTAAAAATTTAAGCTATTGGAAACGACCTATTTTAACTAATTTTCAATATAGTTTTGATTATTTTCCCTGTCCACCTTTTTTAGAATTTAATGCTACAGAGGCTTACGAATTTGCAAAAGCAGATACCTTATACTTAAAAAACTTACGAATAAGAGATTCTTTAGAAATTTTATCAAAAATGCCAGTAGCTATCGATTCTATTCAGGGCATTGTGCCAGTAGACGTTAAAACAGATTCTACCGCTATTGATAGTCTCAAAATAAACTTAAAACCAGCGCTGTAA
- a CDS encoding tRNA (cytidine(34)-2'-O)-methyltransferase, with translation MALNLVLFEPEIPNNTGNIGRLSLASGCHLHLVKPFGFELSDKRVKRAGLDYWQYLSLTIYESIEDFYVQHQDKNLVYFSSHGEKTHWEIPFEEGMFLIFGKESVGLPKDIIQKNEDKVYKIPLYSEHIRSLNVSNAVAIVVYEGLRQLHL, from the coding sequence ATGGCATTAAACCTTGTTTTATTTGAACCTGAAATACCGAATAATACCGGCAATATAGGCAGACTAAGTTTAGCTTCTGGTTGTCATCTACATCTAGTAAAGCCCTTTGGCTTTGAGTTAAGCGACAAACGCGTAAAACGTGCAGGTTTAGATTATTGGCAATACCTATCGCTTACTATTTATGAAAGCATAGAAGATTTTTATGTACAACACCAGGACAAGAATTTGGTTTATTTTTCGAGTCATGGTGAAAAAACACATTGGGAAATTCCCTTTGAAGAGGGTATGTTTTTAATATTCGGAAAAGAATCGGTTGGTTTACCCAAAGACATTATCCAAAAAAACGAAGATAAAGTATATAAAATACCCCTGTACAGCGAACATATTAGAAGTTTAAATGTATCGAATGCGGTAGCTATCGTTGTATATGAAGGATTGCGACAGCTTCATCTATAA
- a CDS encoding VF530 family DNA-binding protein has protein sequence MQDSPKQEQPNNPLHGVKLADMLEFLVEKYGWKELSLQININCFKSNQTIKSSLNFLRKTPWAREKVEHLYLKSI, from the coding sequence ATGCAAGATAGCCCAAAACAAGAACAGCCCAACAATCCACTTCACGGTGTAAAACTTGCTGATATGCTCGAATTTTTAGTAGAAAAATACGGCTGGAAAGAGTTGTCTTTGCAAATAAATATCAATTGTTTTAAAAGCAATCAAACTATAAAATCAAGTTTAAACTTTTTAAGAAAAACTCCATGGGCCCGTGAAAAAGTTGAGCATTTATATTTAAAGTCTATTTAA
- the accD gene encoding acetyl-CoA carboxylase, carboxyltransferase subunit beta, producing the protein MSSWFKRKEKGIQTATEQKKDTPRGLWYKSPTGKIVESDDLAKNFYVSPEDDYHVRVGSKEYFEILFDDNKFKELDAKLTSKDPLKFEDTKRYDDRLKAAMAKTGLKDAVRTAVGKSFGKDIVISCMDFAFIGGSMGSVVGEKIARGIDYAIKKKMPFVMISKSGGARMMEAALSLMQLAKTSAKLAQLAEAGLPYISVCTDPTTGGTTASYAMLGDINIAEPGALIGFAGPRVVKEATGKELPEGFQTSEFVLEHGFLDFIVHRRDLKTKINLYVDLIQNNPIRS; encoded by the coding sequence ATGTCGTCTTGGTTTAAAAGAAAAGAAAAAGGAATACAAACAGCAACGGAACAAAAAAAAGATACCCCGAGAGGACTTTGGTATAAATCGCCTACTGGAAAAATTGTGGAATCCGATGATTTAGCAAAAAATTTCTATGTAAGTCCAGAAGACGATTACCATGTTCGCGTTGGGAGTAAAGAATACTTTGAAATTTTATTTGATGATAATAAGTTTAAAGAACTCGATGCGAAACTTACGTCTAAAGATCCGCTTAAATTTGAGGATACTAAAAGATATGACGATCGTTTAAAAGCTGCAATGGCTAAAACAGGCTTAAAAGATGCCGTACGAACAGCAGTTGGTAAATCTTTTGGAAAAGATATTGTTATTTCTTGTATGGATTTTGCTTTTATCGGTGGTTCTATGGGTAGCGTTGTCGGTGAAAAAATTGCACGTGGTATCGATTATGCGATTAAAAAGAAAATGCCCTTTGTGATGATTTCAAAATCAGGTGGGGCTAGAATGATGGAAGCTGCTTTGTCTTTAATGCAATTAGCAAAAACTTCGGCAAAATTAGCACAGCTCGCAGAGGCAGGCTTGCCGTATATATCTGTATGTACGGATCCAACAACCGGCGGAACAACAGCATCTTACGCCATGTTGGGAGATATCAATATTGCTGAGCCAGGTGCCTTAATTGGTTTTGCAGGCCCAAGAGTGGTAAAAGAAGCTACAGGAAAAGAATTGCCTGAAGGTTTCCAAACCTCAGAATTTGTATTAGAACATGGCTTTTTAGACTTTATAGTACATCGAAGAGATTTAAAAACAAAAATAAATCTGTATGTAGATTTGATTCAGAATAATCCTATCAGATCATAA
- a CDS encoding RNA polymerase sigma factor RpoD/SigA — MRQLKITKQVTNRETASLDKYLQEIGKVDLITADEEVELAQRIKAGDQAALEKLTKANLRFVVSVAKQYQNQGLTLPDLINEGNLGLIKAAQRFDETRGFKFISYAVWWIRQSILQALAEQSRIVRLPLNKIGSINKINKTFAFLEQAHERQPSPEEIAKELDMTVEDVKQSLKNSGRHVSMDAPLIDGEDSNLYDVLRSGESPNPDRELLHESLRTEIERALETLTPREADVIRLYFGLAGQHSMTLEEIGETFDLTRERVRQIKEKAIRRLKHTSRSKILKTYLG, encoded by the coding sequence ATGAGACAGCTAAAGATTACAAAACAGGTAACCAACAGGGAAACCGCTTCGTTAGACAAATATTTACAAGAAATTGGTAAAGTAGATTTGATTACTGCCGATGAAGAAGTAGAATTAGCTCAGCGGATAAAAGCTGGTGATCAAGCCGCTTTGGAAAAATTAACCAAAGCCAATTTAAGATTCGTGGTATCTGTTGCAAAACAATACCAAAACCAAGGTTTAACCTTACCCGATTTAATTAACGAAGGTAACTTAGGTCTTATTAAAGCTGCTCAACGTTTTGACGAAACGCGTGGTTTTAAATTTATATCCTATGCCGTATGGTGGATTCGTCAATCTATCTTGCAAGCCTTAGCCGAACAGTCACGTATTGTTCGTTTGCCGTTGAACAAAATTGGATCTATTAACAAGATTAATAAAACTTTCGCCTTCTTGGAGCAAGCGCACGAGCGCCAGCCATCTCCCGAAGAAATTGCCAAAGAATTAGACATGACGGTTGAAGATGTAAAGCAATCCTTGAAAAACTCTGGTCGTCACGTATCGATGGATGCTCCTTTAATTGATGGTGAAGATTCTAACCTGTACGACGTATTACGTAGTGGTGAGTCTCCAAACCCTGATCGAGAATTGTTGCATGAATCTTTACGAACTGAAATCGAAAGAGCTTTAGAAACATTAACGCCACGTGAAGCAGATGTGATTCGCTTATACTTTGGTTTAGCAGGTCAACATTCGATGACTTTAGAAGAAATTGGTGAAACCTTCGACCTAACCAGAGAGCGCGTACGTCAAATAAAAGAAAAAGCGATTCGCAGGTTAAAGCACACCTCTAGAAGTAAAATTTTAAAAACATATCTTGGATAA
- the rpe gene encoding ribulose-phosphate 3-epimerase, producing MKQTKIAPSLLAADFGNLQRDVEMVNTSDADWHHIDIMDGVFVPNISYGMPVVKAIAKHATKPLDVHLMIVDPDRYIKTFADLGAAVLSVHYEACTHLHRTLQAIKAEGMKAGVALNPHTNIALLEDTINAIDVVCLMSVNPGFGGQSFIENTYDKIKALKALILRKGANTLIEIDGGVSSENAKALVDAGADILVAGSFVFNSKNPTATISQLKEITK from the coding sequence ATGAAACAAACAAAAATTGCTCCTTCCTTACTTGCTGCCGATTTCGGAAACCTACAACGCGATGTAGAGATGGTAAATACTAGCGATGCTGATTGGCATCATATCGACATCATGGATGGTGTTTTTGTACCTAATATCTCGTACGGTATGCCTGTCGTAAAAGCTATTGCTAAACACGCTACAAAGCCTTTAGACGTACATTTAATGATTGTGGACCCTGATCGTTATATCAAAACTTTTGCAGATTTAGGTGCGGCTGTTTTGAGTGTTCATTATGAAGCATGTACACACTTACACCGAACATTACAAGCGATAAAAGCAGAAGGTATGAAAGCCGGGGTTGCGCTTAATCCGCATACCAATATTGCTTTATTAGAAGACACAATTAATGCTATTGATGTGGTTTGTTTAATGAGTGTTAATCCGGGTTTTGGCGGACAATCGTTTATAGAAAATACCTACGATAAAATAAAAGCTTTGAAAGCACTCATTTTAAGAAAAGGCGCCAATACTTTAATTGAAATTGATGGTGGTGTTTCTTCTGAAAATGCAAAAGCCTTAGTCGATGCTGGAGCTGATATTTTGGTCGCCGGTAGTTTTGTTTTTAACAGTAAAAACCCAACAGCGACTATTTCACAATTAAAGGAAATTACAAAATAA
- the fbaA gene encoding class II fructose-bisphosphate aldolase → MAHTIKPGVATGDQVQEIFNYAKEKGFALPAVNVIGSDTINAVLETAASLNSPVIIQFSNGGAQFNAGKGLSNDGQKAAIHGAIAGAKHIHQLAEAYGATVILHTDHCAKKLLPWIDGLLDASEAHYATTGKSLFSSHMIDLSEEPLEENIAICKQYLTRMAKMEMTLEIELGITGGEEDGVDNSDVDDSKLYTQPEEVAYAYEELSKVSPRFTIAAAFGNVHGVYKPGNVKLTPKILKNSQEYISKKYNVEHNHIDFVFHGGSGSTVAEIREGISYGVIKMNIDTDLQYAFLEGIRDYIQDKKDFLQSQIGNPNGADEPNKKYYDPRVWLREGEKTFVNRLKKAFEDLNNVNTL, encoded by the coding sequence ATGGCGCATACTATAAAACCAGGAGTTGCTACTGGAGATCAAGTACAAGAGATTTTTAATTACGCAAAAGAAAAAGGTTTTGCTTTACCGGCGGTTAATGTAATAGGGTCTGACACCATAAATGCTGTTTTAGAAACTGCTGCAAGTTTAAACTCGCCTGTTATCATTCAGTTTTCAAATGGTGGCGCTCAATTTAATGCAGGGAAAGGATTGTCTAACGATGGTCAAAAAGCGGCGATACATGGGGCTATCGCTGGTGCAAAGCACATTCACCAATTAGCAGAAGCTTACGGTGCGACGGTTATTTTACATACCGACCATTGTGCTAAAAAATTACTTCCTTGGATTGATGGTTTATTAGACGCAAGTGAAGCGCACTACGCTACAACCGGTAAATCCTTATTTAGCTCCCACATGATTGATTTATCTGAGGAGCCATTAGAAGAAAATATTGCGATCTGTAAACAATATTTAACCAGAATGGCAAAAATGGAAATGACTTTAGAAATAGAGTTAGGGATTACAGGAGGTGAAGAAGATGGTGTGGACAACTCAGATGTTGATGATTCAAAATTATACACCCAGCCAGAAGAAGTAGCTTACGCTTACGAAGAGCTTTCAAAAGTAAGTCCACGATTTACAATTGCAGCAGCCTTCGGTAACGTTCACGGTGTTTATAAGCCTGGAAACGTTAAATTAACTCCGAAAATCTTAAAGAATTCTCAGGAATATATTTCAAAAAAATACAATGTAGAACACAATCATATCGATTTTGTATTTCACGGAGGTTCAGGTTCTACCGTAGCAGAAATTCGTGAAGGAATTAGTTACGGAGTGATTAAAATGAATATCGATACCGATTTACAATATGCATTTTTAGAAGGCATTCGAGATTATATTCAAGACAAAAAAGATTTTTTACAATCTCAAATTGGCAATCCTAATGGAGCTGACGAGCCTAACAAAAAGTATTACGACCCAAGAGTTTGGTTACGTGAAGGCGAAAAGACCTTTGTGAACCGTCTTAAAAAGGCTTTTGAAGATTTAAACAATGTAAACACCTTATAA
- the rpsO gene encoding 30S ribosomal protein S15 produces the protein MYLTQEVKAEIFKKHGGEAKNTGSAEGQIALFTHRINHLTGHLKNNRKDYNTERSLVKLVGKRRSLLDYLIKKDIVRYRAIIKELGIRK, from the coding sequence ATGTATTTAACACAAGAAGTAAAAGCTGAAATTTTTAAAAAACACGGTGGCGAAGCAAAAAACACTGGATCTGCTGAAGGGCAAATTGCATTGTTTACACACCGAATTAACCACTTAACAGGGCATTTAAAAAACAACCGTAAGGATTATAACACGGAGCGTTCTTTAGTAAAGCTGGTGGGTAAAAGAAGAAGTCTTTTAGATTATTTGATTAAAAAAGATATTGTAAGATATCGTGCAATTATCAAAGAATTAGGTATTAGAAAATAA
- a CDS encoding polyribonucleotide nucleotidyltransferase: protein MIPKVFKEVIDLGDGREISIETGKLAKQAHGSVVVQSGKCMLLCTVVSNYKQSDVDFLPLTVDYREKFAASGRYPGGFFKREARPSDGEVLTMRLVDRVLRPLFPKDYHSETQVMIQLMSHDDDVMPDAMAGLAASAAIQLSDFPFECAISEARVGRVDGKFIINPTRAQLLESDIDMMIGASADSVMMVEGEMDEISEEEMTEAIKFAHEAIKVQCAAQVKLAEAFGKKEVRTYEPEREDEALAKKVHDMAYDKVYAVARAASAKHERSAAFDAIKEEIKASFSEEEMADYGGMVSKYFYKAEKAAVRDLTLNEGLRLDGRKTDEIRPIWCEVDYLPSTHGSSIFTRGETQALATVTLGTSREANQIDMPSFEGEERFYLHYNFPPFSTGEARPIRGTSRREVGHGNLAQRALKGMVPADCPYTVRVVSEVLESNGSSSMATVCAGTMALMDAGVQLKKPVSGIAMGLISDSTSGKYAVLSDILGDEDHLGDMDFKVTGTADGITACQMDIKVKGLSYEILVNALKQARLGRLHILEKLVETIAAPNADVKGHAPKMITRRIPNEFIGALIGPGGKVIQELQKTTNTTIVINEDPITEEGIVEILGVGSEGIDAVMTKIDSLLFKPTVGNAYQVKVIKMLDFGAVVEYLDAPGNEVLLHVSELAWERTENVSDVVNMGDVFEVKYFGVDPKTRKEKVSRKALLEKPEGYVARPPRENNDRGRNDRNSGSRDSRDRKPRRD, encoded by the coding sequence ATGATTCCAAAAGTTTTTAAAGAGGTCATAGACCTTGGCGATGGAAGAGAAATCTCTATCGAAACCGGAAAATTAGCGAAACAAGCTCATGGTTCGGTTGTAGTACAATCAGGAAAATGTATGTTATTATGTACAGTAGTTTCTAATTACAAACAAAGCGATGTAGATTTTTTACCTTTAACGGTAGATTATCGTGAAAAATTCGCAGCGTCTGGGCGTTACCCAGGAGGCTTTTTCAAAAGAGAGGCAAGACCAAGTGATGGCGAGGTATTAACGATGCGTTTAGTGGATCGTGTTTTACGTCCGCTTTTCCCAAAAGATTATCATTCTGAAACACAAGTGATGATTCAGTTGATGTCGCACGATGACGATGTTATGCCCGATGCAATGGCTGGTTTAGCGGCATCAGCAGCGATACAATTATCAGATTTTCCATTTGAATGTGCCATCTCTGAAGCAAGAGTTGGTCGTGTTGACGGAAAATTTATCATCAACCCAACAAGAGCTCAGTTATTAGAATCAGACATCGATATGATGATTGGCGCTTCTGCTGATTCTGTAATGATGGTAGAAGGTGAAATGGATGAAATTTCTGAAGAAGAAATGACCGAAGCTATTAAATTTGCGCACGAAGCCATTAAAGTACAATGTGCTGCTCAGGTAAAATTAGCGGAAGCTTTCGGAAAAAAAGAAGTTCGTACCTACGAGCCAGAACGTGAAGATGAAGCTTTAGCCAAAAAAGTTCACGATATGGCATACGATAAAGTATATGCTGTAGCCAGAGCTGCTTCTGCAAAACACGAACGTAGTGCTGCATTTGATGCCATTAAAGAAGAAATAAAAGCTTCATTTTCAGAAGAAGAAATGGCTGATTATGGCGGTATGGTTTCTAAATACTTCTATAAAGCTGAAAAAGCGGCTGTTCGTGATCTAACTTTAAATGAAGGTTTACGTTTAGATGGTCGTAAAACAGATGAAATTAGACCCATTTGGTGTGAGGTAGATTACTTACCATCCACACATGGTTCTTCTATTTTTACACGTGGAGAAACACAGGCTTTAGCCACAGTCACTTTAGGAACTTCAAGAGAAGCTAACCAAATAGATATGCCTTCATTTGAAGGTGAAGAGCGTTTTTATTTACATTATAACTTCCCTCCTTTTTCAACAGGTGAAGCAAGACCTATTCGTGGAACATCACGTAGAGAAGTGGGTCATGGTAACTTAGCACAACGTGCCTTAAAAGGTATGGTCCCTGCTGACTGCCCTTACACAGTTCGTGTTGTTTCAGAGGTATTAGAATCTAACGGTTCTTCGTCTATGGCAACTGTTTGTGCTGGAACAATGGCCTTAATGGATGCAGGTGTTCAATTGAAAAAACCAGTTTCTGGTATTGCTATGGGATTAATTTCTGATAGTACTTCTGGCAAATACGCTGTATTATCTGATATTTTAGGTGATGAAGATCACTTAGGTGATATGGATTTCAAAGTAACGGGTACAGCTGACGGTATTACCGCTTGCCAAATGGACATTAAGGTAAAAGGATTATCTTATGAAATTTTGGTGAATGCTTTAAAGCAAGCTCGTTTAGGACGTTTACATATTTTAGAGAAATTAGTCGAAACCATTGCTGCTCCAAATGCAGATGTTAAAGGACATGCTCCTAAAATGATTACGCGTCGTATTCCTAACGAATTCATTGGTGCATTAATCGGACCAGGTGGAAAAGTGATTCAAGAACTTCAAAAAACTACGAATACCACTATTGTGATCAACGAAGACCCTATTACAGAAGAAGGTATTGTTGAAATTTTAGGTGTTGGTAGCGAAGGTATTGATGCTGTGATGACAAAAATCGACTCTTTATTATTTAAACCTACTGTAGGTAACGCTTACCAAGTAAAAGTAATTAAGATGTTAGATTTTGGCGCTGTAGTTGAATATTTAGATGCTCCAGGCAACGAAGTTTTATTACACGTATCAGAATTAGCATGGGAACGCACGGAAAATGTTTCTGATGTGGTCAACATGGGTGATGTTTTTGAAGTGAAGTATTTTGGAGTAGATCCAAAAACACGCAAAGAAAAAGTTTCTCGTAAGGCATTGTTAGAAAAACCAGAAGGTTATGTAGCAAGACCACCAAGAGAAAATAACGATCGTGGTAGAAATGATCGCAATAGCGGTAGCAGAGATAGCAGAGATCGCAAACCAAGAAGAGACTAA